The Scleropages formosus chromosome 20, fSclFor1.1, whole genome shotgun sequence genomic interval cacggcAACTGGGTTACTGTTTGAATAACTGCAAgtcgaataaagcgaagcctaagcCACGGGTTCCTGGTTTGGGTTGTCTTGTCCAAACCCAGAATAGACATTCCACTCTAAGCagttcacataataataataataataataataataataataataataataataataataatgtgctcattttgggggatttggctatctgaaatgttaaggtttgggggcctgggaatcgaagtgtaaaggtgaagtgtttcccacatGCACGTGTGTCCGCCGtggaggctcgtgtcagttctctggccgataatgccgtgtcgactatgatggtgcacattggtggtaatgatattcgttttCAACAGTCTGAGGTATTAAAGAGCCGCTTTATTTATATGTCTAACAAGGCCAGAAGAAAATGTCATAATCTAATAGTTTCTAGTCCTTTACCCacactcttcatgggggacatagtctacagtagactggtgtcctttcacacgtggttggagacgtggtgccaCTCTAAtcatatatcatttgttaataactgggatcaTTTCTGGGAAAACCCTAGGTTCTTCACGCGTAATGGTGTaaacctcaactggaggggttcgtttgttctgtcccagaacttggcctgcaagttggactgactcatccatgggtcatctccttcagcagctgtgtgtactgatgggtctgttactcattctgacaccagtggtcatttctcaggtgatggggtttcttgtgcttTGTCCAGTGTGGacctcaaaactttaaaagcattaagtgcagccaaaacatacaaaccattATAAGGCCATGgcatttaactagacttagtgataggagcgctTGCaacagaaacctaaaatacattaaaacaaacattctcaacttaccaccgagttgaaactgtaatataaaatgctgtctgttaaatatttgttcactaacaagtaaagctgttctagtaaacgacttaatattaagttacaagtccgatctattttttcttaccgaaacctggctcggtgagtccgatacgattcTGCTAgtagaagccgctccggacagatgattatttccataaatctcgttttGTACGTCATGGAGATGTAGTcagcgttcttttcaataatagattacgaACAATACTGAGTAATCGTGATAATTTTacctcgtttgaagttctacggctagatttcaagtcaaaacccaatataattacattacttacctaccgtccacctggaccgtactccctttttttttttccccgaggaatttagtaacttcataactgatttagtcattaatcatgacaaaataatcctgatgggtgatttcaatgtTCATATAGACATGTCATCGGATACTCTCATTAATAGtttgtctctcttaaactccgtcgattttactcaagttgttaacggtcctactcattcccgtaaccatactgCCATACGCTTGAGCTCGTCATAACCTACagcgtagatgttcatcatgttaatattattcctttaaacgaggctatttctgatcattacttattaacctttgatctatacctgctgCTGGTGCCATCCAACCACAgcaagaccaaaatcgtgctgCATATtgattgatgaaaatactactgctaaaattgttgattatatcagaagctcagattttggaatgagcgtagatattgatcaaatggctttagatAATTCAGTGGCAAAATTTGCCTTAGActgtggctccaccaaaaactaaacttctTATTCTTCAACTGtgtaagaaactcgccgtgGTTTGacaaatcaactcgtgcaataaagttagaatgttgtaaattagagcgtaaatggcgttcaactaaactcaacgtttattatgtagcctggtccgattttctaaaaaaatttaaaaaaaaaggactttttcatgccagatccgaatactatgcaaagttaatttatgaaaatcagaagaaccctcgcttcctgtttaataccagcGCTTACTTGGTaagcacaaagacaaacaatcaatgtatttctgctaccattttctaatgatgaatttatgtcgtttttcaataatgaaTTAGAGAATATCCGTAAATCCACAGTGCCTCTAGTTTGGTTTTACCCAGCATAAGCGTTTCTGACAATgatagttgtccgcaccatctcagtagcttcgacgtaataactgtagaggaaattttACCTAATTCGCTGTATGAAAGGTACTACTTGttctttagacccaatccccactaaattactgaaagccgtagtttccatgcttgcagaacgtattgttaatacgtcattactaaataaatgtgttccaaagcttttaaaatcgccgCTATTAGaccccctactaaagaaatcggatctggactgtaataacccatgtaattatagacccatctccaatctaccatttttatccaaaattctagaaaaaaaatcgtagcttcccaaattgtaaaatatcttaatcatcataatatatttgaaaaatttcaatctggtttccacactggtcacagcactgaaacggtgctcacacgtgttgttgaagaagaagaatagaactttatttgccatttgtacacGTACACATGGTCCGGGCACATAGGAATTCTTGAACGGTGCTGAATGATATTGTCAGCTCtcctgatgctggtcagatctctattcttatgttactagacttgagtgctgcattcaaTACTGTAGATCATAGTGTAGCGTCACCCTCCTTTTCACCTGActgggtggtgccctgggttctattctaACTAAAATGTTACAACCCAACTCAAGTATTTTAGCAACACAGagcaataatttattaaattctccaaacaccttgtaaaaaaaacccaaagaaatattcaaagttatcCAAACACAGTCCCTAACCCATCAGCCAGCAAAACATAACACAAACTTCACAAATACACTCCAATATATTACAAACAACAAATGACCTCACTACTACACTTCAACACACAACAGGCTGTAGAAGTTTCCTGCAGAACCTTCTTTTGGGAGCACACAATGAATGATTAGTGCCTCGAGTATTTCAAACATACGAAAACaccccctcgttgcaggcctgatcgcCGCTTGTGTATGCTGAGACCCAAAATTaatggtcgcttcactcttgcaAGTACAGAGAAAAAGACCGCAGTTTACCTTGTCAGCTGTCTACTCGCATTTAGGGCAGGTGAAAACTCCAGCGGTACCCGGGGAACTTTGTGCGTTGTCGGTAGTACAAAGCGCTGTCGGATTCGCCTCATCATCCTCCGTCACTCTCGTCACTCTCTGAAAACTCGTCGTTTCTTAACGTAATGCCACAAGTACATCACGGAACTTAAGCCTCGGTAACACGCAATCAACGCGAAATGATATTCTGCCCCTTTGGTTTTTCTTCATGCAACCAGGAAAAATATCACTTCCTCACCCTCTGGAGCACTCTCTCTCAaacacctgcttttttttttttttcctctcggggacccttctagaaaagtctagaAACTTTCCCCATTCGTTTCATCCCTCTTTTCTCTCATTGGATCTGTGCCAAACCGACCCCCAatcaatttacaataaatgcaaactgaCATAACGTGTAGGTTGCACAACTAACGTGTTGGtatggcttcaaccaaactataaATCGAATTtatgaacctttatttaaaccttcaaaataaACGCACAACTAGTAGCGTTGCAGGGCTACAATAGTAttctactgagtagacttggaaacctcgCTGGACTAAGGTACCGTTCTAAAGTGGTTTGAaccgtatttagctaaccgtgaacaatttgtactgaaatctgatgactgcaccccctccatctcaactatggttcagtatggtgtgtcacagggctctgtgtcagGGCCATTACTGTGCTGAGATGCCTAGGCGCAAGCATAAGTTCTTCGAGTGCCGACCTCGAAGCCTTACATTAGTAACACTGTTACCAATAGCATGGTCAAAGCAGGATGTTTCAATAGTGACCTCATGGGTAAGGTAcctgtagcacgccgaggcggcccggggagggggcagagatggggttaaagcagccacagccggggctgatttcatcccctatttcttccccggtgcccagcagtagagggaagagaccgaggaggagaaccagaccgagaCGACCGCCGACCCGATCCCTGACGCGAAGCCCACGTCCTGAttgacccgactctcccagccagcACAAAACctttccctacctgttccctgctccccctttcccatctccatccttctctgctgtctaggcaaataaaagcccacagctatgggcgactgcatctcctgtctcctgcttcGTCTCTTACAGTGGTGCCGAAACCCAGGAGAGACCAGCGAGATGCAGATGGACGGGGACAAGCTGGAACGCATCCTGGAGCGGCTTCAGCTGCAGGAGCGAGAGTCACTCGATGCGATACTGGCGGTCCAGCTCACCGAACGCCGCGCCCTGGCGGATGCTCTGGCCACCTTGGCGGACAGCCCAGCCCCGCCGACAACCGGCTCCGTCTATCTCCCGAGGATGGTGCCGGAGGACGACCCGGAGACCTTCTTGGAGGTCTTTGAGTGCACCGCCTGCGCCTGTCGGTGGCCTCCAGAAGAGTGGGCCTGCGGCTCACTCCCCTCCTCACGGGCGAGGTCTTGTTGGCAGTGCGTCAGGTCCCAGCCGCGGCCGCCGCGGATTACGGTGCCCTGCAGAAGGCCATCATGGAACGTGTCAGCCTGACGACTGAGGGCCACCGCCAGCGCCTGCGCGGTCTGCGGTGGGACAAGTCGGCCCACCCCTTCCTCTTCACGCAGTGGGTCCTGGACTCCGCCCGGCGGTGGCTGCAGCTGGAGCGGCCAAGACCAGGAGCAGATTGTGGAGCAGGtggcactggagcagttcatggcGGCCATGCCGACTGCCACTGCGGACTGGCTCCAGTGCCACCGACCGGACATGCTCACAGATGCAATCCGCCTGGCCGAAAATCATCTGGCAGCAAACCCCAACAAGCCCCTAGCGCCCAGACCCGCTGCCCATGCCGGGCCTTCGCCCGACCCCAGCCGTCCAACCCCGTGTCTCGCGCGCACTTTCACTTCCCCAGCCCGCCCTTCCCCGACCGGGAATCCGTCGTCGCGGCGGGGTTTCCCCCTTTCCCTTTATccccttctttttcctctcctcggggGACCCCCCCATCGGCCGGAATGCAGGGACCAGTGTGCTGGCGGTGCGGGGATCTGAGACATCTGCAGCAAGATTGTCCCGTCATGGACATCGGCGCCGCGGAGGACGCCAGCGCAGCTGCTCCTGGTCCAGCTCCTCGATACCATGTTCCGGTAAGATTCCGAGGGGGTATCTGCTGGGCTTTGTTGGACTCGGGTTGTCAGCAGACCATGGTTCACCAAAGCCTGGTACCACCGGGGGCATGGCGTAAGCAGGGCACGGTGAAGGTGCGGTGTGTGCACGG includes:
- the LOC114909210 gene encoding uncharacterized protein LOC114909210 isoform X1 yields the protein MERVSLTTEGHRQRLRGLRWDKSAHPFLFTQWVLDSARRWLQLERPRPGADCGAGGTGAVHGGHADCHCGLAPVPPTGHAHRCNPPGRKSSGSKPQQAPSAQTRCPCRAFARPQPSNPVSRAHFHFPSPPFPDRESVVAAGFPPFPLSPSFSSPRGTPPSAGMQGPVCWRCGDLRHLQQDCPVMDIGAAEDASAAAPGPAPRYHVPQSREETEENQTETTADLIPDTKPTS
- the LOC114909210 gene encoding uncharacterized protein LOC114909210 isoform X2, whose amino-acid sequence is MERVSLTTEGHRQRLRGLRWDKSAHPFLFTQWVLDSARRWLQLERPRPGADCGAGGTGAVHGGHADCHCGLAPVPPTGHAHRCNPPGRKSSGSKPQQAPSAQTRCPCRAFARPQPSNPVSRAHFHFPSPPFPDRESVVAAGFPPFPLSPSFSSPRGTPPSAGMQGPVCWRCGDLRHLQQDCPVMDIGAAEDASAAAPGPAPRYHVPSREETEENQTETTADLIPDTKPTS